In Flavobacteriales bacterium, a single genomic region encodes these proteins:
- a CDS encoding ABC transporter permease, which produces MIEFILKRLFYGFWVLFGVTTVVFILFNVLPGDPARMVLGKHADVELIKMINKDLGRDKPLPMQYIMYLNDLCPVSLHETKDEDSFIYLNEDKYEYVELFALSDSKTIVAKWPYLRRSYQTKKKVSEIIAERMPKTALLAVSSMLIATVLGIILGIIMAINKDSFIDRALLVISVLGMSLPSFFSGIIIAYVFGYVLSDLTGLNMHGNLYEIDPFEGEVLALKNLILPTLTLGMRPLAVVVQLTRNSMLEVLAMDYIRTASAKGLSKFNVIVKHALKNALNPVITTVSGWFASLMAGAIFVEFIFDWKGIGLEIVLALGKMDLPVVMGATLVFALIFVVVNILVDITYGILDPRVRIK; this is translated from the coding sequence TTGATAGAATTTATTCTTAAGCGTCTTTTTTATGGGTTCTGGGTTCTCTTTGGAGTAACTACAGTGGTATTTATACTGTTTAATGTACTGCCAGGGGACCCCGCTCGTATGGTACTTGGTAAGCATGCAGATGTAGAATTGATTAAAATGATTAACAAGGATCTAGGGCGAGATAAACCATTGCCAATGCAGTACATCATGTATTTGAATGATTTATGTCCGGTTTCTTTACATGAGACTAAAGACGAAGACAGTTTTATATACCTTAATGAAGACAAATATGAATATGTTGAGCTGTTTGCTCTTAGTGATTCAAAAACTATAGTAGCAAAATGGCCATATTTAAGAAGGTCCTACCAAACAAAAAAGAAAGTCTCTGAGATAATTGCTGAAAGGATGCCTAAAACCGCTTTGTTGGCGGTTTCTTCGATGCTTATTGCAACTGTTTTAGGAATAATATTGGGAATAATAATGGCCATTAATAAGGATTCGTTTATTGATAGGGCGCTTCTCGTTATATCAGTTTTAGGCATGTCTTTACCTTCTTTTTTTTCCGGAATAATTATTGCTTATGTATTCGGTTATGTTTTATCTGATTTGACAGGACTAAATATGCATGGTAATCTTTACGAGATAGATCCTTTTGAAGGTGAAGTATTAGCTTTGAAAAATTTAATTTTACCGACTTTGACTCTTGGTATGAGGCCTTTGGCTGTGGTTGTTCAGCTTACGCGCAATTCTATGCTTGAAGTTTTAGCGATGGATTACATTCGTACGGCATCTGCTAAGGGATTAAGTAAATTTAATGTTATCGTAAAGCATGCGTTGAAGAATGCATTAAATCCTGTTATTACAACAGTATCAGGTTGGTTTGCAAGCTTAATGGCAGGTGCCATCTTTGTTGAGTTTATATTTGATTGGAAAGGAATAGGATTAGAGATAGTACTAGCACTAGGTAAAATGGACCTTCCTGTAGTGATGGGTGCAACGTTGGTGTTTGCGCTAATATTTGTAGTGGTGAATATTCTCGTTGACATTACATATGGAATTTTGGATCCTCGAGTAAGAATTAAATAA
- a CDS encoding DoxX family protein: MKLLLLVSRILVGALFIVSGLIKANDPLGFSYKLAEYFSEDVLGFVWLGDLALPLAVFICIVEIVLGVACLFGAKMKLVSNSLLGMILFFTFLTWFSAYFEKVTDCGCFGDALKLTPWESFSKDVVLTFFISVLFFNRKNIDSNTSEQNKYYLTGAVVFIAVFCLFILNNTWAFPIYFTALLGLFLVLVKMFINNEIEEWIMGALTAVISLYFALFCLNHLPIKDFRPYAVGKSITEQMVVPEGAPIDEYQTIYKIKSKSTGVVSDVDSKVYLSDRLWENKDLEILKGETITNLIKEGYHPPIHDFIISNMQGEDVNDEILNNEEVSFMLVAYQINQSNVGAQKEINELVDKIAASGFDFKGISASLDNNVQEFRHENQSMFPYYSADETTLKTIIRSNPGLVMMRNGRILGKWHYKNLPSMSDIEEIKNKAS; the protein is encoded by the coding sequence ATGAAGCTGTTATTACTCGTTTCTCGTATTTTGGTCGGAGCCTTATTTATAGTTTCGGGGTTGATAAAAGCCAATGATCCATTAGGTTTTTCATATAAACTCGCTGAGTATTTTTCTGAAGACGTTCTTGGGTTTGTATGGTTGGGAGACCTTGCTCTTCCTTTAGCTGTTTTTATCTGTATTGTGGAAATTGTACTTGGTGTAGCTTGTTTATTTGGAGCCAAAATGAAACTAGTTTCAAATTCTCTGTTGGGTATGATTCTTTTTTTTACCTTCTTAACCTGGTTTTCCGCTTATTTTGAAAAAGTAACAGACTGTGGTTGTTTTGGAGATGCTCTTAAACTTACACCATGGGAATCCTTTTCAAAAGATGTTGTCTTAACTTTTTTTATCTCGGTTTTGTTTTTTAATAGAAAGAATATCGATAGCAACACATCAGAACAAAACAAGTATTACTTAACAGGGGCAGTTGTTTTTATAGCTGTTTTTTGTCTGTTCATTCTAAATAATACTTGGGCTTTTCCTATTTATTTTACGGCGTTACTCGGGTTGTTTCTTGTGCTCGTGAAAATGTTTATCAATAACGAAATAGAAGAATGGATAATGGGTGCATTAACTGCCGTTATCTCGTTATACTTTGCTCTATTTTGTTTGAATCATTTACCGATAAAAGACTTTAGACCGTATGCTGTTGGAAAGAGTATTACAGAACAAATGGTTGTTCCCGAAGGTGCGCCAATTGATGAATATCAAACTATTTACAAGATAAAAAGCAAATCTACGGGGGTAGTGTCGGATGTAGATAGTAAGGTGTATTTGTCGGATAGATTGTGGGAGAATAAAGATTTGGAGATATTAAAAGGGGAGACAATAACCAATTTAATAAAGGAAGGCTATCATCCGCCCATTCATGATTTTATTATCTCTAATATGCAAGGAGAGGATGTAAATGATGAAATACTGAACAACGAAGAGGTGAGTTTTATGCTAGTCGCATATCAAATAAACCAAAGCAACGTAGGAGCCCAAAAAGAAATTAACGAGTTGGTAGACAAAATTGCCGCATCAGGATTTGATTTTAAAGGGATATCCGCATCCTTAGACAATAATGTGCAGGAATTTCGTCATGAGAATCAATCGATGTTTCCATATTATTCGGCAGATGAAACAACCTTGAAAACGATTATTAGATCTAACCCAGGATTGGTTATGATGCGGAATGGTAGAATCTTAGGGAAATGGCATTATAAGAATTTACCTTCTATGTCAGATATTGAAGAGATTAAAAACAAAGCCAGTTGA